In Sphaeramia orbicularis chromosome 7, fSphaOr1.1, whole genome shotgun sequence, one genomic interval encodes:
- the myt1b gene encoding myelin transcription factor 1 isoform X1, which yields MPIPAGSSSWLRNKFLQPTFNRRYPTGDREITAAPHLCSFLQMSNELQLTTSRHLVMYSQILHLKVNGSSITLLTCSDCDLAMRECLFSEKENEFRGELVNQRWTRGERTSSRCQASQRLQSRQPIMMSVEGDDKRTRTRSKGIRVPIELVGQELSCPTPGCNGTGHISGRYSRHRSVLGCPIARKRRLEEAEAEQEQEQETERPASKRKSHPLKLALDEGFSAESDASSEAEGEGEKDGEKGAESKEREAAEEREEEEEVVEDVIQNGQTNGQEEETQSEQKEEEEEREEDDTYQKEENTFNGDEEEECVIIEPEASAAPPAAEECQSPSRSAEEVANSLLHLGRVSHSNTNNNAPTVALQQPVAMETEEDVTVAAKQGEEAMDEQEGEMKKGEEEVEAQRASEESSVLQKEAADVNEEELECEDMSNHARQENLQCVTEDAHHQQVKGEGEEEGEEEMASPTQQRQDMAPEEEDDEEKKNHKEVNHVLPVSDVPTAIRTITSTAAAQGKLIKTEDHRASPLEDYDTHRTSPLENYNSNSVDKYDSHKHSPHQNYKASPPLSYSSHRASPLDDYYPNTHAENYKVHKASSSASPDIIEVHSDKSEEKDFDDADGDDERDDDSLSQRSTMTEESEMFDMTRGNLGLLEQAIALKAEQVKPAGPRELLRAPDIHHQRYFTMDDRPKHLDVIRKSYFSKESSRPEKREVKCPTPGCDGTGHVTGLYPHHRSLSGCPHKDRIPPEILAMHENVLKCPTPGCTGQGHVNSNRNTHRSLSGCPIAAAEKLSKTHDKPHLSQPGTEHLKGSPNDRVLSPTLMSFHSPSPPHRPMCFVKQLEVPQYGSYRPNIAPTTPRANLAKELEKYSKVSFDYASFDAQVFGKRMLAPKMPTSETSPKAFKTKPSFPKSSSPSLSLHGYGKSSASAYDYSHDAEAAHMAATAILNLSTRCWEKPENLSTKPQNKDMDIEVDENGTLDLSMKKPIKREGSLSGTSPGVRSPDPSSSSSSLHHGGSSGMTSPNLSHTYKQEEWEGPLDYTKPNRQREEEMDEMEHTGQSFVSSDTEDCDMMQDCLEERKYPGEVTTPSFKVKFQPKDAKKELLACPTPGCDGSGHITGNYASHRSLSGCPLADKSLRSLMAAHTPELKCPTPGCDGSGHITGNYASHRSLSGCPRAKKSGIKTPTKDNQEDSELLKCPVPGCDSLGHISGKYATHRSAYGCPLAARRQKEGLLNGTPFNWKAFKTEGPTCPTPGCDGSGHANGSFLTHRSLSGCPRALYAKKKAKFPTEDYLSTKFRASDVLDNDEDIKQLNKEINDLNESNNEMEADMVNLQTQISSMEKNLKTIEHENKMIEEQNEALFMELSGLSRALIHSLANIRLPHMQEPITEQNFDSYVSTLTDMYTNKDCFQSPENKALLESINKAVKGIKV from the exons ATGAGTGTAGAGGGTGATGACAAACGAACCCGCACTCGGTCCAAGGGAATCAGAG tTCCTATTGAGCTCGTAGGACAAGAGCTGAG CTGCCCCACCCCTGGATGCAATGGCACTGGCCATATCAGTGGGAGATACTCACGGCACAGAAG CGTTCTGGGTTGCCCAATTGCCAGAAAGCGCCGTCTAGAGGAGGCAGAAGCAGAGCAGGAGCAAGAACAGGAAACAGAGCGGCCCGCCTCTAAGAGGAAGTCTCACCCGCTTAAACTGGCACTGGATGAGGGCTTCAGCGCAGAGAGCGACGCCAGTAGTGAGGCTGAGGGAGAAGGAGAGAAGGATGGAGAGAAAGGAGCAGAGTCCAAGGAAAGGGAGGCAGCTGaagaaagggaggaggaggaagaggtggtagAAGATGTGATACAGAACGGACAGACAAATGGGCAGGAGGAGGAAACACAGAGTGaacagaaggaggaagaggaggagagggaagaagaTGACACATATCAGAAAGAGGAGAACACATTTAACGGTGATGAAG AGGAGGAGTGTGTGATCATCGAGCCAGAAGCCAGTGCAGCGCCTCCTGCAGCTGAGGAGTGTCAGTCTCCCTCCCGGAGCgccgaagaggtcgccaactctCTCCTCCACCTTGGCCGAGTCTCACACTCCAACACCAACAACAATGCACCAACTGTGGCTCTTCAGCAGCCTGTTGCTATGGAGACCGAGGAAGATGTCACTGTGGCAGCCAAGCAGGGTGAAGAAGCAATGGATGAGCAGGAGGGGGAAATGAAGAAGggagaagaggaggtggaggcacAGAGAGCATCAGAAGAGTCATCTGTTTTACAGAAAGAGGCAGCTGATGTGAATGAAGAGGAGTTGGAGTGTGAAGACATGAGCAACCATGCAAGACAGGAGAACCTCCAGTGTGTCACTGAAGATGCCCACCATCAGCAGGTCaaaggagagggagaggaagagggagaggaagagatgGCATCGCCGACACAGCAGAGGCAGGACATGGCACcagaagaggaagatgatgaggagaagaagaaccaCAAGGAGGTGAATCATGTTCTGCCTGTTTCTGATGTGCCAACTGCCATCCGCACCATCACCAGCACTGCAGCAGCTCAGGGAAAACTCATTAAAACTGAAGACCACAGGGCCAGTCCTCTGGAAGACTACGACACACACAGGACAAGTCCCCTTGAAAACTACAACAGTAACAGTGTTGACAAATATGACTCTCATAAACACAGCCCTCATCAAAACTACAAGGCTAGTCCTCCTTTAAGCTACAGCTCTCACAGGGCCAGTCCACTGGACGACTACTATCCCAACACACATGCTGAGAACTACAAAGTCCACAAAGCTTCATCCTCAGCTTCTCCTGACATTATCGAGGTGCACTCCGACAAGTCAGAGGAGAAAGACTTTGATGACGCAGACGGTGATGACGAGCGTGACGACGACAGCCTTTCGCAGCGATCCACAATGACTGAGGAGTCGGAGATGTTTGACATGACCCGGGGTAACCTGGGCCTACTGGAGCAAGCCATCGCACTCAAGGCAGAGCAGGTGAAGCCGGCTGGGCCCAGAGAGCTGCTCCGTGCCCCAGATATCCACCACCAGCGATACTTCACAATGGATGACAGGCCCAAGCACCTGGATGTCATCCGCAAGAGCTACTTCAGCAAAG AGAGCAGTAGGCCTGAGAAGAGGGAGGTCAAGTGTCCCACCCCAGGGTGTGATGGGACGGGTCATGTGACTGGTCTTTACCCCCACCACCGCAGCCTGTCAGGGTGTCCGCACAAGGACAGGATCCCCCCAGAGA TTCTTGCCATGCATGAGAATGTGCTGAAGTGTCCAACACCTGGCTGCACCGGTCAGGGCCACGTTAACAGCAACCGCAACACACATCGCAG TCTCTCTGGATGCCCCATTGCTGCTGCAGAGAAACTCTCCAAGACCCATGATAAGCCGCATCTCTCCCAGCCAGGCACCGAGCACCTCAAAGGAAGCCCTAATGACAGAGTCTTAAG CCCCACCCTGATGTCTTTTcactctccctctcctcctcacaGGCCCATGTGCTTCGTGAAGCAGCTGGAGGTGCCTCAGTATGGCAGCTACCGGCCAAACATTGCACCCACCACGCCTCGAGCCAACCTGGCCAAGGAGCTGGAGAAGTACTCCAAGGTGTCCTTCGATTATGCAAGCTTTGATGCTCAAGTGTTTGGGAAGCGTATGCTTGCTCCAAAGATGCCCACCAGCGAAACCTCACCCAAAGCCTTCAAAA CTAAGCCCTCATTTCCTAAGTCATCATCACCCAGCCTGAGTCTCCACGGTTACGGGAAGAGCTCCGCCTCAGCTTATGACTACTCCCATGATGCCGAGGCTGCTCACATGGCCGCCACTGCCATCCTCAACTTGTCCACACGCTGCTGGGAGAAGCCTGAGAACCTCAGCACCAAACCCCAAAACAAG GATATGGACATTGAGGTGGATGAGAATGGCACTCTGGACCTGAGTATGAAGAAACCCATCAAACGTGAGGGCAGTCTATCCGGCACCAGCCCTGGGGTCCGTTCCCCAgacccttcctcctcctcatcctcgctTCATCATGGCGGAAGCAGTGGGATGACCTCACCGAACCTCAGCCACACCTACAAGCAAGAGGAGTGGGAGGGACCTCTGGATTACACCAAACCCAACCGCCAAAGGGAAGAAGAGATGGATGAG ATGGAGCACACCGGCCAGTCTTTTGTTTCATCTGATACAGAGGACTGTGACATGATGCAGGACTGTCTGGAGGAAAGGAAGTACCCTGGAGAAGTCACGACCCCAAGCTTCAAAGTCAAGTTCCAACCTAAGGATGCTAAGAAAGAGCTGCTCGC GTGTCCTACACCTGGCTGTGATGGCAGCGGCCACATCACTGGAAACTATGCGTCCCATCGCAG TCTGTCTGGGTGTCCTCTCGCTGATAAGAGCCTTCGGTCCCTCATGGCGGCCCACACCCCTGAACTCAA ATGCCCTACTCCAGGATGTGACGGCTCAGGTCATATCACAGGAAACTACGCCTCTCATAGAAg TCTCTCTGGGTGCCCGCGTGCCAAGAAAAGTGGAATTAAAACTCCTACCAAGGACAACCAGGAGGACTCGGAGCTTTTAAA ATGCCCTGTGCCGGGCTGCGACAGCCTGGGTCACATCAGCGGAAAGTATGCCACCCACCGTAGCGCCTACGGGTGTCCACTGGCGGCCCGCCGGCAGAAGGAGGGCCTCCTCAATGGAACACCCTTCAACTGGAAGGCCTTTAAGACAGAGGGGCCTACCTGTCCCACTCCAGGTTGTGACGGCTCTGGACACGCCAATGGAAGCTTCCTCACACACCGCAG CCTCTCAGGATGCCCCAGAGCCTTGTACGCCAAGAAGAAGGCAAAGTTCCCCACAGAGGACTACCTGAGCACCAAGTTCAGAGCTAGTGATG TTCTGGACAATGATGAGGACATCAAGCAGCTCAACAAAGAGATTAACGACCTCAATGAATCCAACAATGAAATGGAGGCTGACATGGTCAATCTGCAGACCCAg ATCTCCTCCATGGAGAAGAATCTGAAGACCATCGAGCACGAGAACAAGATGATCGAGGAGCAGAACGAGGCTCTGTTCATGGAGTTGTCTGGTCTGAGCCGCGCCCTCATCCACAGCCTGGCTAACATACGCCTGCCGCACATG CAGGAGCCTATCACCGAGCAGAACTTCGACAGCTACGTGAGCACCCTGACTGACATGTACACCAACAAGGACTGCTTCCAGAGCCCCGAGAACAAGGCTCTGCTGGAGAGCATCAACAAAGCTGTGAAGGGCATCAAAGTCTGA
- the myt1b gene encoding myelin transcription factor 1 isoform X2 codes for MTAKMKLCRTFLENEFRGELVNQRWTRGERTSSRCQASQRLQSRQPIMMSVEGDDKRTRTRSKGIRVPIELVGQELSCPTPGCNGTGHISGRYSRHRSVLGCPIARKRRLEEAEAEQEQEQETERPASKRKSHPLKLALDEGFSAESDASSEAEGEGEKDGEKGAESKEREAAEEREEEEEVVEDVIQNGQTNGQEEETQSEQKEEEEEREEDDTYQKEENTFNGDEEEECVIIEPEASAAPPAAEECQSPSRSAEEVANSLLHLGRVSHSNTNNNAPTVALQQPVAMETEEDVTVAAKQGEEAMDEQEGEMKKGEEEVEAQRASEESSVLQKEAADVNEEELECEDMSNHARQENLQCVTEDAHHQQVKGEGEEEGEEEMASPTQQRQDMAPEEEDDEEKKNHKEVNHVLPVSDVPTAIRTITSTAAAQGKLIKTEDHRASPLEDYDTHRTSPLENYNSNSVDKYDSHKHSPHQNYKASPPLSYSSHRASPLDDYYPNTHAENYKVHKASSSASPDIIEVHSDKSEEKDFDDADGDDERDDDSLSQRSTMTEESEMFDMTRGNLGLLEQAIALKAEQVKPAGPRELLRAPDIHHQRYFTMDDRPKHLDVIRKSYFSKESSRPEKREVKCPTPGCDGTGHVTGLYPHHRSLSGCPHKDRIPPEILAMHENVLKCPTPGCTGQGHVNSNRNTHRSLSGCPIAAAEKLSKTHDKPHLSQPGTEHLKGSPNDRVLSPTLMSFHSPSPPHRPMCFVKQLEVPQYGSYRPNIAPTTPRANLAKELEKYSKVSFDYASFDAQVFGKRMLAPKMPTSETSPKAFKTKPSFPKSSSPSLSLHGYGKSSASAYDYSHDAEAAHMAATAILNLSTRCWEKPENLSTKPQNKDMDIEVDENGTLDLSMKKPIKREGSLSGTSPGVRSPDPSSSSSSLHHGGSSGMTSPNLSHTYKQEEWEGPLDYTKPNRQREEEMDEMEHTGQSFVSSDTEDCDMMQDCLEERKYPGEVTTPSFKVKFQPKDAKKELLACPTPGCDGSGHITGNYASHRSLSGCPLADKSLRSLMAAHTPELKCPTPGCDGSGHITGNYASHRSLSGCPRAKKSGIKTPTKDNQEDSELLKCPVPGCDSLGHISGKYATHRSAYGCPLAARRQKEGLLNGTPFNWKAFKTEGPTCPTPGCDGSGHANGSFLTHRSLSGCPRALYAKKKAKFPTEDYLSTKFRASDVLDNDEDIKQLNKEINDLNESNNEMEADMVNLQTQISSMEKNLKTIEHENKMIEEQNEALFMELSGLSRALIHSLANIRLPHMQEPITEQNFDSYVSTLTDMYTNKDCFQSPENKALLESINKAVKGIKV; via the exons ATGAGTGTAGAGGGTGATGACAAACGAACCCGCACTCGGTCCAAGGGAATCAGAG tTCCTATTGAGCTCGTAGGACAAGAGCTGAG CTGCCCCACCCCTGGATGCAATGGCACTGGCCATATCAGTGGGAGATACTCACGGCACAGAAG CGTTCTGGGTTGCCCAATTGCCAGAAAGCGCCGTCTAGAGGAGGCAGAAGCAGAGCAGGAGCAAGAACAGGAAACAGAGCGGCCCGCCTCTAAGAGGAAGTCTCACCCGCTTAAACTGGCACTGGATGAGGGCTTCAGCGCAGAGAGCGACGCCAGTAGTGAGGCTGAGGGAGAAGGAGAGAAGGATGGAGAGAAAGGAGCAGAGTCCAAGGAAAGGGAGGCAGCTGaagaaagggaggaggaggaagaggtggtagAAGATGTGATACAGAACGGACAGACAAATGGGCAGGAGGAGGAAACACAGAGTGaacagaaggaggaagaggaggagagggaagaagaTGACACATATCAGAAAGAGGAGAACACATTTAACGGTGATGAAG AGGAGGAGTGTGTGATCATCGAGCCAGAAGCCAGTGCAGCGCCTCCTGCAGCTGAGGAGTGTCAGTCTCCCTCCCGGAGCgccgaagaggtcgccaactctCTCCTCCACCTTGGCCGAGTCTCACACTCCAACACCAACAACAATGCACCAACTGTGGCTCTTCAGCAGCCTGTTGCTATGGAGACCGAGGAAGATGTCACTGTGGCAGCCAAGCAGGGTGAAGAAGCAATGGATGAGCAGGAGGGGGAAATGAAGAAGggagaagaggaggtggaggcacAGAGAGCATCAGAAGAGTCATCTGTTTTACAGAAAGAGGCAGCTGATGTGAATGAAGAGGAGTTGGAGTGTGAAGACATGAGCAACCATGCAAGACAGGAGAACCTCCAGTGTGTCACTGAAGATGCCCACCATCAGCAGGTCaaaggagagggagaggaagagggagaggaagagatgGCATCGCCGACACAGCAGAGGCAGGACATGGCACcagaagaggaagatgatgaggagaagaagaaccaCAAGGAGGTGAATCATGTTCTGCCTGTTTCTGATGTGCCAACTGCCATCCGCACCATCACCAGCACTGCAGCAGCTCAGGGAAAACTCATTAAAACTGAAGACCACAGGGCCAGTCCTCTGGAAGACTACGACACACACAGGACAAGTCCCCTTGAAAACTACAACAGTAACAGTGTTGACAAATATGACTCTCATAAACACAGCCCTCATCAAAACTACAAGGCTAGTCCTCCTTTAAGCTACAGCTCTCACAGGGCCAGTCCACTGGACGACTACTATCCCAACACACATGCTGAGAACTACAAAGTCCACAAAGCTTCATCCTCAGCTTCTCCTGACATTATCGAGGTGCACTCCGACAAGTCAGAGGAGAAAGACTTTGATGACGCAGACGGTGATGACGAGCGTGACGACGACAGCCTTTCGCAGCGATCCACAATGACTGAGGAGTCGGAGATGTTTGACATGACCCGGGGTAACCTGGGCCTACTGGAGCAAGCCATCGCACTCAAGGCAGAGCAGGTGAAGCCGGCTGGGCCCAGAGAGCTGCTCCGTGCCCCAGATATCCACCACCAGCGATACTTCACAATGGATGACAGGCCCAAGCACCTGGATGTCATCCGCAAGAGCTACTTCAGCAAAG AGAGCAGTAGGCCTGAGAAGAGGGAGGTCAAGTGTCCCACCCCAGGGTGTGATGGGACGGGTCATGTGACTGGTCTTTACCCCCACCACCGCAGCCTGTCAGGGTGTCCGCACAAGGACAGGATCCCCCCAGAGA TTCTTGCCATGCATGAGAATGTGCTGAAGTGTCCAACACCTGGCTGCACCGGTCAGGGCCACGTTAACAGCAACCGCAACACACATCGCAG TCTCTCTGGATGCCCCATTGCTGCTGCAGAGAAACTCTCCAAGACCCATGATAAGCCGCATCTCTCCCAGCCAGGCACCGAGCACCTCAAAGGAAGCCCTAATGACAGAGTCTTAAG CCCCACCCTGATGTCTTTTcactctccctctcctcctcacaGGCCCATGTGCTTCGTGAAGCAGCTGGAGGTGCCTCAGTATGGCAGCTACCGGCCAAACATTGCACCCACCACGCCTCGAGCCAACCTGGCCAAGGAGCTGGAGAAGTACTCCAAGGTGTCCTTCGATTATGCAAGCTTTGATGCTCAAGTGTTTGGGAAGCGTATGCTTGCTCCAAAGATGCCCACCAGCGAAACCTCACCCAAAGCCTTCAAAA CTAAGCCCTCATTTCCTAAGTCATCATCACCCAGCCTGAGTCTCCACGGTTACGGGAAGAGCTCCGCCTCAGCTTATGACTACTCCCATGATGCCGAGGCTGCTCACATGGCCGCCACTGCCATCCTCAACTTGTCCACACGCTGCTGGGAGAAGCCTGAGAACCTCAGCACCAAACCCCAAAACAAG GATATGGACATTGAGGTGGATGAGAATGGCACTCTGGACCTGAGTATGAAGAAACCCATCAAACGTGAGGGCAGTCTATCCGGCACCAGCCCTGGGGTCCGTTCCCCAgacccttcctcctcctcatcctcgctTCATCATGGCGGAAGCAGTGGGATGACCTCACCGAACCTCAGCCACACCTACAAGCAAGAGGAGTGGGAGGGACCTCTGGATTACACCAAACCCAACCGCCAAAGGGAAGAAGAGATGGATGAG ATGGAGCACACCGGCCAGTCTTTTGTTTCATCTGATACAGAGGACTGTGACATGATGCAGGACTGTCTGGAGGAAAGGAAGTACCCTGGAGAAGTCACGACCCCAAGCTTCAAAGTCAAGTTCCAACCTAAGGATGCTAAGAAAGAGCTGCTCGC GTGTCCTACACCTGGCTGTGATGGCAGCGGCCACATCACTGGAAACTATGCGTCCCATCGCAG TCTGTCTGGGTGTCCTCTCGCTGATAAGAGCCTTCGGTCCCTCATGGCGGCCCACACCCCTGAACTCAA ATGCCCTACTCCAGGATGTGACGGCTCAGGTCATATCACAGGAAACTACGCCTCTCATAGAAg TCTCTCTGGGTGCCCGCGTGCCAAGAAAAGTGGAATTAAAACTCCTACCAAGGACAACCAGGAGGACTCGGAGCTTTTAAA ATGCCCTGTGCCGGGCTGCGACAGCCTGGGTCACATCAGCGGAAAGTATGCCACCCACCGTAGCGCCTACGGGTGTCCACTGGCGGCCCGCCGGCAGAAGGAGGGCCTCCTCAATGGAACACCCTTCAACTGGAAGGCCTTTAAGACAGAGGGGCCTACCTGTCCCACTCCAGGTTGTGACGGCTCTGGACACGCCAATGGAAGCTTCCTCACACACCGCAG CCTCTCAGGATGCCCCAGAGCCTTGTACGCCAAGAAGAAGGCAAAGTTCCCCACAGAGGACTACCTGAGCACCAAGTTCAGAGCTAGTGATG TTCTGGACAATGATGAGGACATCAAGCAGCTCAACAAAGAGATTAACGACCTCAATGAATCCAACAATGAAATGGAGGCTGACATGGTCAATCTGCAGACCCAg ATCTCCTCCATGGAGAAGAATCTGAAGACCATCGAGCACGAGAACAAGATGATCGAGGAGCAGAACGAGGCTCTGTTCATGGAGTTGTCTGGTCTGAGCCGCGCCCTCATCCACAGCCTGGCTAACATACGCCTGCCGCACATG CAGGAGCCTATCACCGAGCAGAACTTCGACAGCTACGTGAGCACCCTGACTGACATGTACACCAACAAGGACTGCTTCCAGAGCCCCGAGAACAAGGCTCTGCTGGAGAGCATCAACAAAGCTGTGAAGGGCATCAAAGTCTGA